A window of the Deinococcus fonticola genome harbors these coding sequences:
- a CDS encoding helix-turn-helix domain-containing protein, which translates to MARVKRDPSDTRRMFGERLRSRRKELKLTLEDVAEKAQMNWSYIAQVERGERNVSIDNMAALAEALDVSLRDLL; encoded by the coding sequence ATGGCCAGAGTAAAGCGTGACCCCAGTGATACTCGCCGCATGTTTGGCGAGCGGCTGAGATCACGCAGAAAAGAACTGAAACTAACCCTCGAGGACGTGGCGGAGAAAGCCCAGATGAACTGGTCATACATCGCCCAGGTCGAGCGGGGCGAACGCAACGTGTCCATCGACAATATGGCCGCGCTGGCAGAGGCACTGGACGTCTCACTGCGCGACCTACTCTGA